A region from the Phycisphaerae bacterium genome encodes:
- a CDS encoding cob(I)yrinic acid a,c-diamide adenosyltransferase: protein MKLYTRQGDDGTTGLFGGTRVGKDHHRVCAYGEVDELNCSLGLAGAVCRDPQLLEKLRRLQADLFVVGSELANPQGQGATVAITEADIQQLERWIDSCSEAVEPLRSFILPGGGALAARLHYSRATCRRAERAVVVLTHTEPVRKEVLIYLNRLGDLLFAMARLANKLESIGDIPWQPR from the coding sequence ATGAAACTCTACACACGACAGGGTGACGACGGAACAACGGGCCTGTTCGGCGGCACGCGCGTGGGCAAGGATCATCACCGCGTGTGTGCGTACGGCGAGGTGGATGAGCTGAATTGCTCGCTGGGCCTGGCCGGGGCGGTCTGTCGCGACCCGCAGCTTCTGGAGAAGCTGCGGCGTTTGCAAGCCGACCTCTTCGTCGTGGGAAGCGAACTGGCCAATCCACAGGGGCAGGGCGCGACGGTGGCGATCACCGAAGCCGACATTCAGCAGCTCGAACGCTGGATCGATTCGTGCAGCGAGGCGGTCGAGCCGCTGCGCAGTTTCATCCTTCCGGGCGGAGGGGCGCTGGCGGCGCGATTGCACTATTCGCGCGCGACGTGCCGGCGCGCCGAGCGGGCCGTGGTCGTCCTGACTCACACCGAGCCCGTGCGCAAGGAAGTGCTCATCTACCTGAACCGGCTCGGCGATCTGCTCTTCGCGATGGCCCGCCTGGCCAACAAGCTCGAGTCGATCGGGGATATTCCCTGGCAGCCGCGATAG